In Phytoactinopolyspora mesophila, the following are encoded in one genomic region:
- a CDS encoding DNA-binding protein: MDRKHDFTPADSADQAQFQREHDAQDRLLNLGADQLEPRPWRPDPAPPTAVDLTQYALWRSADLTPDDLLGALALLPAARAEVEGVEIGLLFAARSEGLTWAQIAEAMGFRSPQACQQYVNRLSGRQDKRT, encoded by the coding sequence ATGGATCGCAAGCACGACTTCACGCCAGCCGACAGCGCGGACCAGGCGCAGTTTCAACGCGAGCATGACGCCCAAGACCGGCTCCTGAATCTGGGAGCTGATCAGCTCGAGCCGCGTCCGTGGCGCCCCGACCCGGCCCCGCCGACAGCGGTCGATCTGACGCAGTACGCGCTCTGGCGCTCAGCAGACCTCACTCCGGACGATCTCTTGGGCGCACTGGCGCTGCTCCCGGCGGCGCGGGCAGAGGTCGAAGGTGTGGAGATCGGGCTGCTCTTCGCCGCACGAAGTGAGGGGCTGACCTGGGCGCAAATCGCCGAAGCGATGGGTTTCCGCTCCCCGCAGGCCTGTCAGCAGTATGTGAACCGTCTCAGCGGCAGACAGGACAAGCGGACGTGA
- a CDS encoding prephenate dehydrogenase, translated as MSDSTPAEPSRTGSNGLPPGNGLSMLADGVLVVGTGLLGTSVGLALRRAGVDVRLRDTKAEVLNEAIRMGAGRAESPDDAPAALAVVAVPPEAVGTVVADVLSSGDASYATDVASVKVLPAAEVRARLADSGRYVGSHPMAGREISGPGGALADLFEGRPWVLCPDDQTDQQVVTRALAVARLVGASPVTMTIDDHDAAVALVSHAPHLVAVLMAARLVDAPAHEVRLAGPGVADVTRVAAGDPALWTEILAANAHAVRSVLTDVRRDLDRLLAALETSESARADLYQIMRSGVEGRSRLPGKHGAEHTEFATVAVVVDDRPGQLAKLFADVGAAGANVEDVRIDHSPGQPLGMVEIDVRPGTDVTLRDALTERGWNVHA; from the coding sequence GTGAGCGACTCCACCCCGGCCGAGCCGAGCCGGACCGGCAGCAACGGCTTGCCTCCCGGCAATGGCCTGTCGATGCTGGCCGACGGCGTCCTCGTCGTGGGCACGGGCCTGCTCGGCACGTCGGTCGGGTTGGCGCTTCGCCGTGCGGGCGTGGACGTCAGGCTGCGCGACACCAAGGCTGAAGTGCTCAACGAAGCTATCCGCATGGGCGCTGGTCGCGCCGAAAGCCCGGACGATGCCCCGGCCGCACTGGCGGTGGTGGCGGTGCCGCCGGAGGCGGTGGGAACCGTGGTCGCCGATGTGCTGAGCAGCGGCGACGCGAGCTACGCTACCGACGTCGCCAGCGTCAAAGTGCTGCCTGCCGCAGAGGTTCGGGCTCGGCTGGCCGACTCCGGCCGGTACGTGGGAAGCCATCCGATGGCCGGCCGCGAGATCTCCGGGCCCGGCGGAGCTCTGGCCGACCTGTTCGAGGGCCGGCCGTGGGTGTTGTGCCCCGACGATCAGACTGACCAGCAGGTGGTGACCCGGGCGCTGGCGGTGGCCCGGCTGGTCGGCGCCAGTCCGGTCACTATGACGATCGACGACCATGACGCGGCGGTGGCGCTGGTTTCGCATGCCCCGCACCTGGTCGCGGTGCTGATGGCGGCCCGGTTGGTAGATGCGCCCGCGCACGAAGTCCGGCTGGCCGGTCCAGGTGTGGCCGACGTGACGCGCGTCGCCGCCGGTGATCCGGCTCTGTGGACCGAGATTCTGGCAGCCAACGCCCATGCCGTGCGCTCGGTGCTCACCGACGTGCGCCGGGACCTCGACAGGTTGCTCGCTGCCCTGGAGACGTCGGAGTCGGCTCGCGCGGATCTGTACCAGATCATGCGGTCCGGGGTCGAAGGCCGATCACGCCTGCCGGGCAAGCACGGTGCCGAGCACACCGAGTTCGCGACCGTCGCCGTGGTAGTCGACGACCGCCCGGGCCAGCTGGCGAAACTGTTCGCCGACGTTGGCGCCGCCGGAGCCAACGTCGAGGACGTCCGGATCGATCACAGCCCCGGACAGCCGTTGGGCATGGTCGAGATCGACGTCCGTCCGGGCACCGACGTCACGCTCCGGGACGCTCTCACCGAGCGAGGCTGGAACGTGCACGCCTAG
- the cmk gene encoding (d)CMP kinase, producing the protein MPSHSSRTSAGLVVAIDGPSGSGKSTVARRVAAALALRYLDTGAMYRAVTWWLLEQGIDLRDTELAGRLAPEIPLHMGLDPDEPTVRVGETDVAAAIRESRISTAVSLVATNLAARADLVARQKAIAADGDVVIEGRDITTVVAPDAAVRVLLTASEETRLARRAQELYGNVDATALDATRDQVARRDADDSTVARFQEAAEGVDVVDSSRMTLDETVSAVLELVEKRTGITP; encoded by the coding sequence GTGCCCTCGCATTCCTCCCGAACATCGGCCGGCCTTGTCGTGGCGATCGACGGGCCCTCCGGTTCCGGCAAATCCACCGTCGCCCGCCGCGTGGCCGCGGCTCTGGCGCTGCGCTATCTCGACACCGGTGCCATGTACCGGGCAGTGACGTGGTGGCTGCTCGAGCAGGGCATCGACCTGCGCGACACCGAGCTCGCCGGCCGGCTGGCCCCCGAGATCCCGTTGCACATGGGGCTCGATCCGGACGAGCCGACCGTGCGTGTCGGCGAGACCGATGTGGCCGCCGCCATCCGGGAAAGCCGGATCTCGACCGCGGTGAGCCTGGTGGCCACCAACCTCGCGGCCCGAGCTGATCTCGTGGCGCGGCAGAAGGCGATCGCCGCCGACGGCGACGTCGTCATCGAAGGTCGCGACATCACTACGGTGGTGGCCCCGGACGCCGCGGTTCGGGTGCTGCTGACGGCGAGCGAGGAAACCCGGCTGGCCCGCCGCGCGCAGGAGCTGTACGGCAACGTGGACGCCACAGCGCTGGACGCGACCCGTGACCAGGTCGCCCGGCGCGACGCCGACGACTCCACCGTGGCCAGGTTCCAGGAGGCCGCCGAAGGCGTTGACGTCGTGGATTCGTCACGGATGACGTTGGATGAGACAGTAAGTGCCGTACTGGAGCTGGTGGAGAAACGGACTGGGATCACACCATGA
- a CDS encoding ABC transporter permease: protein MTTRTSTAPGTGMSSRSILAKVAVLEAKLMLRDGATVFFGLIFPTLLLVGLGLLLPDFQEPTPDLGGLRPVDVYAPVALTLAMATVAVTILPAYLAAYRADGVLRRLATTPASPSVLLNAQLVVNTVILAIGSLLAFASAVLILDVEWPSNIVGTLVAFAAGTIACFSVGLLIAAVAKNGRAASAIGMSAYFPFLFFAGVWTPGDAMPSGVRAIADFTPTGAAVEAMSDAWIEGGWPSALHLTVLLAWTVVMGFIASRTFRWE, encoded by the coding sequence ATGACCACACGTACATCCACGGCGCCGGGCACCGGCATGTCCAGCAGGTCGATCCTGGCCAAGGTCGCTGTTCTCGAAGCCAAGCTGATGCTCCGCGACGGCGCCACGGTCTTCTTCGGGCTGATCTTTCCGACCCTGCTGCTCGTCGGTCTCGGTTTGCTCTTGCCAGATTTCCAAGAACCGACCCCAGATCTGGGCGGACTACGCCCCGTCGATGTCTACGCCCCGGTAGCCCTGACGCTGGCGATGGCAACCGTCGCCGTGACGATCCTGCCGGCGTATCTAGCCGCCTATCGGGCCGACGGGGTGCTGCGGCGGCTCGCGACGACGCCCGCGTCGCCCTCGGTGCTGCTGAACGCGCAGCTGGTCGTGAACACGGTGATCCTGGCGATCGGTTCGCTGCTGGCGTTCGCTTCCGCCGTGTTGATCCTCGATGTCGAGTGGCCGTCGAACATCGTCGGCACGCTGGTGGCTTTCGCGGCGGGGACCATCGCGTGCTTCTCCGTCGGGCTGCTGATTGCCGCAGTCGCTAAGAATGGAAGGGCAGCCAGTGCCATCGGCATGAGCGCATACTTCCCCTTCTTGTTCTTCGCGGGGGTCTGGACGCCGGGTGACGCGATGCCATCCGGAGTGCGGGCGATCGCCGATTTCACACCTACGGGCGCGGCGGTCGAGGCCATGTCCGATGCGTGGATCGAGGGCGGCTGGCCGAGTGCACTGCATTTGACCGTGCTGCTGGCATGGACCGTCGTGATGGGCTTCATCGCGTCTCGGACGTTCCGCTGGGAGTGA
- a CDS encoding antitoxin: protein MGDTATIRVPRETRDLLAEQARVRGVSISSMLTEIARRERREAIFRAERDAVRRDAQIAAASVEEQEWEATLTDGID, encoded by the coding sequence ATGGGTGACACGGCGACGATCAGGGTGCCAAGGGAGACTCGTGATCTGTTGGCTGAGCAGGCGCGGGTGCGCGGTGTGTCGATCTCTTCGATGTTGACAGAGATAGCTCGGCGGGAGAGGCGGGAGGCGATCTTTCGTGCTGAGCGGGACGCGGTCCGGCGTGATGCGCAGATTGCGGCAGCGAGTGTCGAAGAGCAGGAGTGGGAAGCGACGCTGACTGATGGCATCGACTGA
- a CDS encoding GntR family transcriptional regulator — protein MFDDRSPIYHQIADAIKNDILSGALGADEQVMSTNQYAAFYRINPATAAKGFAQLVDEGVLYKRRGIGMFVSPDARQRLLTERRERFFAEVVDPMVDEARVIGIPLDEIVDRIQAGPQLNVDETTGTQVPEDTRGGAQ, from the coding sequence ATGTTCGACGATCGGAGCCCGATCTACCACCAGATCGCGGATGCCATCAAGAACGACATCCTCAGCGGCGCGCTAGGAGCGGACGAACAAGTCATGTCCACCAACCAGTACGCGGCCTTCTACCGGATCAACCCGGCCACCGCGGCCAAGGGTTTCGCTCAACTGGTCGATGAAGGTGTGCTCTACAAGCGGCGGGGGATCGGCATGTTCGTCAGCCCGGACGCACGGCAGCGGCTGCTGACTGAACGCCGGGAACGGTTCTTCGCCGAGGTCGTCGACCCGATGGTCGATGAGGCACGGGTTATCGGCATTCCGCTGGACGAGATCGTCGACCGCATCCAGGCCGGCCCGCAGCTCAACGTCGACGAGACAACGGGCACCCAGGTTCCGGAGGACACGCGGGGAGGAGCGCAGTGA
- a CDS encoding transcriptional regulator, producing the protein MTHQSTPELLILHAVRLLGFADSTAVAERAGTNHDEILRVMRDAERAGWVQHVAFADLDGWSLTDAGKAENERQLAAERKDADRQHTIETVYQDFLPLNGRLLRAVTDWQIKPTMADKFAPNDHTDNAWDQHVLDELAALGTELTPLSERLSNVLARFNGYATRYDSALQKASSGQHDWIDKTDLDSCHRVWFQLHEDLIATLGIDRRHEG; encoded by the coding sequence GTGACGCATCAGTCAACGCCGGAATTGCTCATCCTGCACGCGGTACGACTCCTCGGCTTCGCCGACAGCACCGCGGTCGCTGAGCGCGCCGGAACGAACCACGACGAGATCCTGCGGGTGATGCGCGACGCGGAACGGGCGGGCTGGGTGCAGCATGTCGCGTTCGCCGACCTCGACGGCTGGTCACTGACCGACGCGGGCAAGGCGGAGAACGAACGCCAACTCGCCGCCGAGCGTAAGGACGCCGACCGGCAGCACACGATCGAAACCGTCTATCAGGACTTTCTCCCGCTCAACGGCCGTCTGCTGCGCGCCGTCACAGACTGGCAGATCAAGCCAACCATGGCAGACAAGTTCGCGCCGAACGATCACACCGACAACGCATGGGATCAGCACGTCCTCGACGAGCTCGCGGCACTCGGCACGGAACTCACACCCCTGTCCGAGCGCCTTTCAAATGTTCTGGCGAGATTCAACGGATACGCGACCCGCTACGACTCCGCGTTGCAGAAGGCCAGCAGCGGGCAGCACGACTGGATCGACAAGACCGATCTGGACTCATGCCATCGGGTCTGGTTCCAGCTCCACGAAGACCTGATCGCCACACTCGGCATCGATCGACGACATGAGGGGTGA
- a CDS encoding type II toxin-antitoxin system PemK/MazF family toxin, whose protein sequence is MASTEPRRGELWLVSLGAARQGEPGKNRPVIVLSVDEINAGVPDELLVVVPVSSSRSASPLRPDVSTGEGVERASVAVPRGVRAVARSRFLQRLGSARPETMVSIEVALGMILGIEPAHGDVPEGD, encoded by the coding sequence ATGGCATCGACTGAGCCGCGACGGGGCGAGTTGTGGCTTGTGTCGCTGGGCGCGGCGCGCCAGGGAGAGCCCGGTAAGAACCGGCCGGTCATCGTCTTATCCGTTGACGAGATCAATGCCGGTGTGCCGGATGAGCTACTGGTTGTGGTGCCGGTGTCAAGTTCGCGCTCCGCGTCGCCGCTCAGGCCGGACGTGTCCACCGGTGAGGGTGTGGAGCGTGCGAGCGTGGCCGTGCCCAGGGGAGTGCGGGCGGTAGCACGAAGCCGGTTCTTGCAACGGCTCGGCTCGGCTAGGCCTGAGACGATGGTGAGCATTGAGGTAGCCCTTGGCATGATCCTCGGCATCGAACCCGCACATGGTGATGTTCCCGAGGGCGACTAG
- a CDS encoding ABC transporter ATP-binding protein, which yields MTIIEVENLHKRYGETVAVDDVSFTVDKGEIFGILGPNGAGKTTTVECIEGLRKPDRGNVRVLDMDPVRDRAALSQRLGAQLQESALQEKLKVAEAIDLYSSFYSDPADGDELLEMLDLSGKRDAQYRKLSGGQKQRLSIALALIGNPEIAVLDELTTGLDPQARRDTWALIESVRDRGVTIVLVTHFMDEAERLCDRLALIDRGRVVAIDTPDGLVQQVGGEQRIRFRPSAHLDDALLREIPGVSHLTWEGEHIEVAGAGNVVPLIVTALNEAQIVPIDMRVDQANLEDAFVSLTGRAFDSEETNESQG from the coding sequence ATGACCATCATCGAAGTCGAGAATCTACACAAGAGGTACGGCGAGACGGTCGCCGTCGACGACGTCTCGTTCACGGTGGACAAAGGCGAGATCTTCGGCATCCTCGGACCCAACGGCGCCGGGAAGACCACGACGGTCGAATGCATCGAAGGGCTGCGCAAACCCGACCGAGGCAATGTGCGCGTCCTTGACATGGATCCGGTGCGTGACCGGGCGGCACTGAGCCAGCGTCTTGGCGCCCAGCTGCAGGAGAGCGCTCTGCAGGAGAAGCTCAAGGTCGCCGAGGCGATTGACCTCTATTCGTCGTTCTACAGCGATCCCGCCGACGGCGACGAGTTGCTCGAGATGCTCGACCTGTCCGGAAAGCGCGACGCTCAGTACCGCAAACTCTCCGGCGGTCAGAAACAGCGGCTGTCGATCGCGCTGGCACTGATCGGAAACCCTGAGATCGCCGTGCTCGACGAGCTGACGACGGGTCTGGACCCGCAAGCGCGCCGGGACACGTGGGCGCTGATCGAGAGTGTGCGCGACCGCGGTGTCACGATCGTGTTGGTCACCCATTTCATGGATGAGGCCGAGCGACTGTGTGACCGGCTGGCGCTGATCGACCGAGGCCGAGTCGTGGCCATCGACACACCCGATGGGTTGGTCCAGCAGGTCGGCGGGGAGCAGCGGATCCGGTTCCGCCCGTCCGCCCACCTGGACGATGCGTTGTTGAGGGAGATTCCCGGTGTCTCCCATCTGACGTGGGAAGGCGAACACATCGAGGTGGCCGGCGCCGGCAACGTCGTACCCCTGATCGTGACTGCCCTCAACGAGGCGCAAATCGTGCCCATCGACATGCGAGTGGACCAGGCCAACCTCGAAGATGCCTTCGTCTCCCTGACCGGCCGCGCCTTCGATTCCGAAGAAACAAACGAGAGCCAGGGGTGA
- the der gene encoding ribosome biogenesis GTPase Der — MSEPADNVESPAAQGPLPVVAVVGRPNVGKSTLVNRILGRREAVVEDVPGVTRDRVAYETAWAGRAFTLLDTGGWDPEGEGMAARITAQAEVAVTAADVVVFVVDSVVGATDTDEAVVRVLRRSGKPVVLAANKVDGASGEADATALWNLGLGEPYAVSALHGRGSGDLLDAVLEALPDAPSETFDEETGPRRVALLGKPNVGKSSLLNKLAGEDRVVVDSVAGTTVDPVDEIVTLGERDWRFIDTAGIRRRVREASGAEYFASLRTATALERAEVAVVLVDASEPLAEQDLRIISMVEESGRALVLAYNKWDLLDEERREMLEREIDRQLVRVTWAPRVNVSALTGWHVDRLVRAMDTALEGWSTRVPTGRLNAFLGEIVAAHPHPVRGGKQPRILFATQADTKPPRFVLFTSGFLEASYRRFIERRLREEFGFAGTPIELSMRVRERRSRR, encoded by the coding sequence GTGAGCGAACCTGCCGACAATGTAGAGTCGCCGGCCGCCCAGGGACCATTGCCGGTGGTCGCCGTGGTGGGCCGGCCCAACGTCGGCAAGTCGACGCTGGTCAACCGGATCCTCGGGCGCCGTGAGGCGGTCGTGGAGGACGTTCCCGGGGTCACCCGGGACCGCGTGGCGTACGAGACGGCATGGGCCGGACGGGCGTTCACCCTGCTCGACACCGGCGGGTGGGACCCCGAGGGCGAGGGTATGGCGGCCCGCATCACCGCGCAGGCCGAGGTCGCGGTCACGGCGGCGGACGTCGTCGTTTTCGTCGTCGACTCCGTGGTGGGGGCTACTGACACCGACGAGGCTGTTGTGCGGGTGCTGCGGAGGTCGGGCAAACCGGTGGTGCTCGCGGCCAACAAGGTCGACGGCGCTTCAGGTGAGGCCGATGCCACTGCGCTGTGGAATCTCGGGCTCGGCGAGCCGTATGCGGTTTCCGCTCTGCACGGCCGGGGGAGCGGCGATCTGCTCGATGCGGTCCTCGAAGCGTTGCCGGATGCTCCGTCCGAAACGTTCGACGAGGAAACGGGCCCGCGCCGCGTCGCGCTGCTCGGCAAACCCAATGTCGGTAAGTCCAGTCTGCTCAACAAGCTGGCCGGTGAGGACCGCGTCGTCGTCGACTCCGTCGCCGGAACGACGGTGGACCCGGTGGACGAGATCGTGACGCTGGGGGAGCGGGACTGGCGCTTCATCGACACCGCGGGCATCCGCCGCCGGGTGCGCGAGGCGTCGGGCGCGGAGTACTTCGCCTCGCTGCGCACGGCAACCGCGCTGGAGCGGGCCGAGGTGGCCGTGGTGCTGGTTGACGCGAGTGAGCCGCTGGCGGAACAGGATCTGCGGATCATCTCCATGGTGGAGGAATCCGGCCGCGCGCTGGTGCTGGCCTACAACAAGTGGGACCTGCTGGACGAAGAACGACGCGAGATGCTGGAGCGGGAGATCGACCGCCAATTGGTCCGCGTGACGTGGGCGCCACGGGTCAATGTCTCGGCGCTGACCGGCTGGCATGTCGATCGGCTGGTGCGCGCTATGGATACGGCGCTGGAAGGTTGGTCGACGCGGGTTCCCACCGGCCGGCTGAATGCGTTCCTGGGTGAGATCGTGGCCGCTCACCCGCATCCGGTGCGCGGCGGCAAGCAGCCCCGGATCTTGTTCGCCACCCAGGCCGACACCAAGCCGCCCCGGTTCGTGCTGTTCACCAGTGGTTTCCTCGAGGCGTCGTACCGCCGGTTCATCGAGCGGCGGTTACGTGAGGAGTTCGGCTTCGCCGGCACCCCGATCGAGTTGTCCATGCGGGTACGCGAGCGGCGTTCCCGCCGCTGA
- a CDS encoding lysophospholipid acyltransferase family protein, which yields MKARSGVPGRWGAAVGRRLAAVLARLLYRVRRHGVENLPATGPVILAPNHTGFIDAPLLMGTCPRPVHTLAKQELFQGPMGWVLRGVGQIPLDRDEPGRDLLEAGLGVLQDDRVLVVFPEGTRGAGDFSQMRTGLAWFALRSGAPVVPVIFDGTGKRGRTLAGLPRLRARLDVVFGAPVTLPDASRRTRSALEAATAQLRDVLLAHRETAQVMLRNGKKK from the coding sequence ATGAAGGCAAGGTCGGGCGTGCCCGGCAGGTGGGGCGCTGCCGTCGGCCGTCGGCTGGCCGCCGTACTCGCGCGATTGTTGTACCGCGTCCGGCGGCACGGGGTGGAGAACCTCCCCGCCACCGGGCCGGTCATCCTCGCGCCGAACCACACCGGCTTCATCGACGCTCCACTACTGATGGGCACCTGCCCGCGTCCGGTGCATACGCTGGCCAAACAGGAGCTCTTCCAGGGGCCAATGGGCTGGGTCCTGCGGGGCGTCGGCCAGATACCCCTGGACCGCGACGAGCCAGGCCGTGACCTGCTAGAAGCGGGGCTGGGGGTGCTCCAGGACGACAGAGTGCTCGTGGTGTTCCCGGAAGGCACCCGCGGCGCCGGCGATTTCAGCCAGATGCGTACCGGACTGGCGTGGTTCGCGCTGCGATCCGGTGCGCCGGTGGTGCCCGTCATCTTCGACGGAACCGGCAAACGTGGCCGCACGCTGGCCGGTCTGCCACGGCTGCGGGCTCGCCTGGACGTCGTGTTCGGCGCGCCGGTCACGTTGCCCGACGCCAGCCGGCGGACCAGATCCGCGCTCGAGGCCGCGACGGCTCAGCTGCGTGACGTCTTGCTGGCGCACCGCGAGACCGCGCAGGTCATGTTGCGCAACGGCAAGAAGAAATGA
- a CDS encoding histidine phosphatase family protein, with protein sequence MATRYLYVARHGDADALGNLTNTGREQTRLLGKRLTHLPIAAVWHSPLPRAADSARELDLFLGGSAPVAEAPELIDHVPYVPTPEETPPSWAPFFDGYGPEEAAAGHKIAQSLTTRFALAPEGDEDLHEVLITHAYPIAWLIRDALDAPPVRWLGLSSANAALTVIEYRPSVPPSISMFNDMSHLRHELRWTGFPKTLRA encoded by the coding sequence ATGGCAACCAGATACCTCTATGTCGCACGCCACGGCGACGCCGACGCCCTCGGCAACCTCACCAATACCGGCCGCGAGCAGACCCGGCTCCTGGGTAAACGCCTGACGCATCTGCCTATCGCCGCGGTCTGGCACTCCCCGCTCCCACGAGCCGCGGATAGCGCCCGCGAACTCGATCTGTTCCTGGGCGGAAGCGCCCCCGTAGCCGAGGCTCCTGAACTCATCGACCACGTACCCTATGTGCCGACACCAGAGGAGACTCCGCCGTCATGGGCGCCATTCTTCGACGGCTACGGCCCCGAGGAAGCCGCCGCGGGCCACAAGATCGCGCAAAGCCTCACAACCCGCTTCGCCCTCGCACCAGAAGGCGATGAAGACCTGCACGAAGTGCTCATCACGCACGCCTACCCCATCGCCTGGCTGATCCGCGACGCCCTCGACGCCCCGCCTGTGCGCTGGCTCGGACTCAGCAGCGCCAACGCAGCGCTGACCGTCATCGAATACCGCCCGAGCGTGCCACCAAGCATCAGCATGTTCAACGACATGAGCCACCTCAGGCACGAACTCCGCTGGACAGGATTCCCCAAGACGCTACGAGCCTGA
- a CDS encoding ATP-binding cassette domain-containing protein encodes MTHGIDVRNLTARFGDVVALDNLSFSLTGGKIYGLLGRNGSGKTTLLSIIAAFRAADDGIVLVDGREPFENGRITEQICLIREAGNVIDGAKVQDVLKMSSNFRPHWDADYAAQLADMFELPMKKKVSSLSRGQQSAVGITVGMATRAPVTMFDESYLGMDAPSRYAFYDELLRDYMEHPRTIIISTHLIEEVASLFEEVLILDDGRLVAHDETDMLVQRGVSIAGRASVVDEFTKGLTILSHQQLGGTKSTTVFGQIDEQKRAEARAAGLELGPVGLQDLFVHLTKDGRGPQ; translated from the coding sequence GTGACGCATGGCATCGATGTCCGCAACCTGACCGCCAGGTTCGGCGACGTGGTCGCCCTCGACAACCTGTCGTTCAGCCTCACGGGCGGCAAGATCTACGGCCTACTCGGCCGCAACGGCTCGGGCAAGACCACATTGCTGTCGATCATCGCAGCCTTCCGCGCAGCCGACGACGGGATCGTGCTGGTCGACGGCCGGGAGCCGTTCGAGAACGGCCGGATCACCGAACAGATCTGTTTGATCCGCGAGGCGGGCAACGTCATCGACGGCGCCAAAGTGCAGGACGTGCTGAAGATGTCGTCGAACTTCCGGCCCCACTGGGACGCGGACTATGCCGCGCAGCTGGCCGACATGTTCGAACTGCCGATGAAGAAGAAGGTCAGCTCGCTGTCACGGGGACAGCAGTCCGCGGTCGGGATCACGGTCGGGATGGCCACCAGGGCACCGGTGACCATGTTCGACGAGTCCTACCTCGGCATGGACGCACCCTCGCGCTACGCCTTCTACGACGAGCTGCTGCGGGACTATATGGAGCACCCCCGGACCATCATCATTTCCACCCACCTCATCGAGGAGGTGGCGAGTCTCTTCGAGGAGGTGCTGATTCTCGACGATGGCCGGCTGGTGGCTCACGACGAGACAGACATGCTGGTCCAGCGCGGTGTGAGCATCGCTGGGCGGGCGTCCGTCGTCGACGAATTCACCAAGGGCTTGACGATCCTGAGCCATCAGCAGCTCGGGGGGACCAAATCGACCACCGTGTTCGGGCAGATCGACGAGCAGAAGCGCGCCGAGGCGCGTGCAGCGGGACTGGAGCTCGGCCCGGTTGGTCTGCAAGACCTGTTCGTGCACCTGACGAAGGACGGGAGGGGGCCGCAGTGA
- a CDS encoding PEP/pyruvate-binding domain-containing protein produces the protein MLTALSDATPSNGGGKAATLGLLLRYGLPVPDGFVVPVGRDQDTHPKIGPALRTAIAHELERLGDPVVAVRSSAANEDTAHASAAGQYESIVGARGVDDVCEAIAACRASAHTARVVDYWHRTGGSSALYSAHSMAVLVQRVIEANVSGVMFTPQQAGDPTRIEASWGLGLAIVGGTVTPDAYEVAADGAITCTVAGKETRTDLNMRGGVITSTVAAEMQTTRTLDDDTVATLAKLGIRIATFLEGPQDVEWAVADGTVWILQTRPITAALPATHARYSTVPAQTLTGRPGSHGNVTATARVVRGPSDFPTVQRGDVVICPYTDPGWTPLFTIAAGVVTETGGALSHAAIVAREYGVPAVLGVTHATTRIQNGDKVTLDGTAGTVTLL, from the coding sequence ATGCTGACGGCGCTCTCCGACGCGACGCCTTCGAATGGCGGAGGCAAGGCTGCAACGCTGGGCCTACTGCTGCGCTACGGCCTGCCGGTGCCCGATGGCTTCGTCGTGCCCGTCGGCCGCGATCAGGACACTCATCCCAAGATTGGGCCGGCGCTTCGCACGGCAATCGCGCATGAGCTTGAACGGCTGGGCGATCCAGTCGTGGCGGTGCGCTCGTCAGCGGCGAACGAGGACACGGCGCACGCATCAGCGGCGGGCCAGTACGAGAGCATCGTCGGCGCACGAGGAGTAGACGACGTGTGCGAAGCGATCGCCGCCTGCCGGGCATCTGCCCACACTGCCAGAGTCGTCGATTACTGGCACCGAACAGGCGGCAGCAGCGCCTTGTACTCCGCCCACAGCATGGCCGTGCTCGTGCAGCGTGTGATCGAAGCCAATGTGTCGGGCGTGATGTTCACGCCCCAGCAGGCAGGCGACCCGACCCGGATCGAAGCATCCTGGGGCCTCGGCCTCGCTATCGTTGGCGGAACCGTCACCCCCGACGCCTACGAGGTCGCCGCGGACGGGGCCATCACCTGCACGGTCGCCGGCAAAGAGACCCGCACTGACCTGAACATGCGCGGCGGTGTCATCACCAGCACCGTCGCGGCCGAGATGCAGACCACGCGAACATTAGACGACGACACTGTGGCGACGCTCGCAAAGCTCGGAATCCGGATCGCGACGTTCCTCGAGGGCCCGCAGGACGTCGAATGGGCGGTCGCGGACGGCACCGTGTGGATCCTGCAAACGCGCCCCATCACCGCCGCTCTGCCCGCAACCCACGCACGCTATTCGACCGTTCCCGCCCAGACGTTGACCGGAAGGCCTGGATCGCACGGGAACGTAACCGCGACCGCTCGCGTCGTGCGCGGGCCCTCGGACTTCCCCACAGTCCAGCGGGGTGACGTCGTGATCTGCCCCTACACCGACCCGGGCTGGACACCGCTGTTCACCATCGCTGCCGGTGTCGTCACCGAGACCGGCGGGGCGCTCTCACACGCCGCGATCGTCGCCCGAGAGTACGGCGTCCCCGCCGTGCTCGGCGTCACGCACGCGACGACCCGCATCCAGAACGGAGACAAGGTCACCCTCGACGGGACAGCCGGAACCGTCACCCTTCTTTGA